The bacterium genome includes a region encoding these proteins:
- a CDS encoding RNA methyltransferase: MTNERLNKIKQLAAQRQTDLAVLLENVHDPHNIGAVLRTCDAAGIFNVYILNTDYRLPKTLEGFDEKASSGARKWLKIHFYTDLEQCFDSIKKNYTKLYASNLNDQSLEVYDIDFSSEPSILMFGNEHVGLTPEALQQSTHHFHIPQMGMVQSLNISVACAISVYEAVRQKKIKGHYDKSQQKNIDAIESFYLKQHSNR; the protein is encoded by the coding sequence ATGACCAATGAGCGTTTAAATAAAATAAAACAGCTGGCAGCCCAACGGCAAACAGATCTTGCTGTTTTATTAGAAAATGTTCACGATCCCCATAATATTGGTGCTGTTTTGAGGACCTGTGATGCTGCAGGTATTTTTAATGTCTATATTTTAAATACGGACTACCGTTTACCCAAAACCCTTGAAGGTTTTGATGAAAAAGCCTCTTCTGGCGCCAGAAAATGGCTCAAGATACACTTTTATACTGACCTTGAACAATGCTTTGATTCAATTAAAAAAAACTATACAAAGCTATATGCTTCAAACTTAAATGATCAGTCTTTAGAAGTTTACGATATTGACTTCTCTTCAGAGCCTAGCATTTTAATGTTTGGCAATGAACATGTTGGGCTAACACCTGAAGCTTTACAGCAAAGTACACATCATTTTCATATACCACAGATGGGTATGGTGCAAAGCTTAAACATCTCTGTTGCTTGTGCCATCAGTGTATATGAAGCTGTCCGGCAAAAAAAAATCAAGGGGCACTATGATAAAAGCCAACAAAAAAACATTGATGCAATAGAGTCTTTTTATTTAAAACAGCATTCTAATAGATAA
- a CDS encoding FHA domain-containing protein, with protein MAKISKISPVVADRKAVFLRLYNQGKFIETFQLKKGSTLVGRDPSNQIVIKSTFVSRHHFVIEVLDSGVVYIQDLKSRNGTYVNRERISKIKLSHKDRVICGPFEFIFNQPHFDKEEDSSDSLTDLELTDKSTTTKSKSKRKAKKMPSLDQQDSGVSLSIEYLDHNDLDVPTIITGLESTKGSNATREADMSVFPDRVVPLQKTSKTKVIMMALAMVGFSAVLAYGMFLFLQKNAQKSQLVMQETMEGTSQEDSTSAQSIKPVSKVKSKNGVSKAKKMTGSKTNKRASSKKNFKVSDILGNIGDEEIDFSGLSNLSKSTSQRRKNIAKAISKATLSVDVEPPKHQGSFFSFNKGKEKKVSVDSAKEALNYQRSIKNQLGFVQNCFVSYAKNPEKPGVISLEISLDNAGKVNRERIDSDHFKTSRLDQCLKKGAQDIVADSKPPWEGFTASYKFKFAGVKKKSFDS; from the coding sequence TTGGCAAAAATAAGTAAAATTTCTCCTGTTGTTGCAGACCGTAAAGCCGTTTTTTTGCGTTTGTACAATCAAGGAAAATTTATTGAAACCTTCCAATTGAAAAAAGGGTCTACTTTGGTGGGTAGAGACCCTTCAAATCAAATTGTGATTAAAAGTACGTTTGTATCTAGGCACCATTTTGTTATTGAAGTTTTAGATAGCGGCGTTGTTTATATACAAGATTTAAAAAGTAGAAATGGCACCTACGTTAACCGCGAAAGAATATCAAAAATAAAACTCTCTCATAAAGATAGAGTTATTTGCGGTCCATTTGAATTTATTTTTAATCAACCCCACTTTGATAAAGAAGAAGATAGTTCAGACTCCTTAACAGATTTAGAACTTACGGATAAAAGCACGACCACAAAAAGTAAAAGCAAAAGAAAAGCAAAGAAAATGCCTTCTTTGGATCAACAAGATTCAGGTGTTTCTTTATCCATTGAATACTTAGACCATAACGATCTTGATGTACCTACGATCATTACTGGTTTAGAGTCCACAAAAGGAAGCAATGCCACAAGAGAAGCTGATATGTCAGTTTTTCCAGATAGAGTGGTGCCTTTACAAAAAACATCAAAAACGAAAGTAATTATGATGGCTTTGGCCATGGTCGGGTTTTCTGCTGTTTTAGCTTATGGGATGTTTCTATTTCTACAAAAAAATGCACAAAAATCTCAGTTGGTCATGCAAGAAACAATGGAAGGTACAAGTCAAGAGGACAGCACTAGTGCACAATCAATAAAACCAGTATCTAAGGTTAAGAGCAAGAATGGTGTTTCTAAAGCAAAAAAAATGACGGGTTCAAAAACCAATAAAAGAGCATCATCTAAGAAAAACTTTAAAGTCAGTGATATCTTGGGCAATATTGGCGATGAAGAAATAGATTTCTCAGGTCTGAGTAATTTATCTAAGAGCACCAGTCAAAGAAGAAAAAATATTGCTAAAGCAATCAGTAAAGCTACGCTTTCAGTGGATGTTGAGCCACCAAAACATCAAGGCTCTTTTTTCTCATTCAATAAAGGCAAGGAAAAGAAAGTTAGTGTGGATAGTGCAAAAGAAGCGCTTAATTACCAGCGTTCAATAAAAAATCAGCTGGGTTTTGTGCAAAACTGCTTTGTTAGTTACGCTAAAAACCCTGAAAAGCCGGGTGTCATCTCATTAGAAATCAGTTTAGACAATGCAGGAAAAGTAAATCGAGAAAGAATTGACTCTGATCATTTTAAAACCAGCAGGCTAGACCAATGTTTAAAAAAAGGCGCTCAAGATATTGTAGCCGACTCAAAGCCTCCTTGGGAGGGTTTTACCGCAAGCTACAAATTTAAATTTGCCGGTGTTAAAAAGAAAAGTTTTGATTCCTAA